cctctcCTTCCTACTTAAGGCATCTGCCACCACATTCGGCTTTCCtgggtgatatttgatttcgcaatcatTATCGTttagcaactcaacccatcgttgctgtctcatgttaagctcatTCTAATCGAatatgtgctgaaggctcttgtgatctgtaaagattgtgcatcaggtgccatacaaataatgctgccaaatctttaaagcaaacaccactgcgcctaattccaaatcatgtgtggtgtagtttttctcatgaacctttaactggcgcgaagcataagcgataaccttctgtcactgcatcagcacgcagcccaagccctgacgcgaggcgtcacagtataccacaaagtcgtcggtaccttcgggtagggataaaataggtgcatcgcaaagcttgttctttagcagctgaaaagcttcctcttgcttatcTCCCCACTCATACTTCCTGTCCTTTTGTGTAAGGGAGGTCAGCGGTTgagcgattttagaaaaatcctcaatgaatctgcgatagtacccAGCTAAACCCAAAAACTGTCGGATCTTGGTTGGCGTCTTCGGactttcccaattcttaatctcCTCAATCTtagtgggatccacatggattccatcttcATTCACTACATGACCAAGGTATTGTACCTCAcgcaaccagaactcacacttcgagaacttagcatacagtttctccttcttaagcagctctaaaatggctctaagatgttgctcatgttcttccttcgtccgcgaatagatcaaaatatcatcgataaacacaatcacaaacttatcgagatatggcttgcaaactcggttcatcaaatccataagcactgccggtgcgtttgtcagaccaaacggcatcactaggaactcgtaatgtccataacgagttctaaaggcagtCTTTGGTATACTCTcttcttgaatccgcaactggtgataacctaatcgaagatcaatcttggagtaataactcgAACCCTGAAGTTGATGgaagagatcatcaatcctcggcaaaggataccgattcttgatggttaacttgtttAACTCTCagtagtcaatgcacatatgaaaactaccgtccttcttctttacaaatagaactagagctccccaaggcgagaagcttggtctaatgaaTCCCTTATCCTACAGCTCCTGAAGCTACGTCGACAACTCTTTCATCTCggaaggcgcaagtcgataaggtgccttggctacaggcgcggcgcctggaaccaagtcaatatggaattcgacttgtcgttgaggcggcaatcctggcaagtcttcgggaaagacttcaggatattctcttacaacagggatatcttccaGCTTCGGCTCTTCGGCTTCTTTATCAACAATGtgagccaagaaggcaacacatcctttctgcaaaaaCTTTCGGGCCAAACAACTGATAATCCGTAGAGGCGTATCATGCTTCTCCCCATGAATCACAATTGTCTCTTCATTTATCATCGGAATGCGGATAACTTTCTCATGGCATACGATCTCATCTCGgttacttgacaaccaatccattccaactactacgtcgaaacttcccaattCGACTGGCAGAAGATCAAgcgtaaactcacgctctccaagCTCTATTACACAGCCTCTAATCACTTGGTTTGCGTCTACTAGtttccattagctagttctattgAATACGAGATATCTAACTTACTGGCAACtaacccaagtatattcttagAATCTGGAGATATGAAGCTATAATCGtcaccagtatcaaatagcacAGATGTAAAATGTTGATTGataaggaacgtaccagtgactacGTTCGGATCCTGACGAGCTTCCGTAGCTCcaatgttgaaaactcttccttgAGCTTGATTGTTTTTCGGGCAATACCACTTGAAATGGCCAACATCACCACAACCAAAACAACCTTGGCCTCGaccattcccatttccatttccatttccgccTTGGTTGTTGTTTGCTCCATGGTTTCCGTTCACAGCTTGATTTCCAGAACCACCACAATTTCCGTTACCAGCGAaattcccatttcctccttgattgCGGTTCCTAGTTTGATTCCCATTACCGTTTCCACcacggtttccattaccatttcCACCAGATCCTCCATTTCTTCGTCCAGTACCATACCAGCACGCCTCCCGGGCATGCCCTACCTTGCCACGGTTCTCACATTTCCCATACCTACATCGCCCTGTGTGATGATGCTGACAAATATTACACTTGGGCAGGGTGCCCATGTAACCTTTCCCTTTGTTCTCAGAACTTGCAGCACCAGTCCTGACCTCGGCTGGTGGGTTTGCATCTCTTATCTTGTTACCACTGTTGTTGTTTCCTTGGGTACCATTCTTAAAATTCAAGAACTTCCTCTTGTTCTCTCCTGATGACtcgacatgagtctccttcttctttcccTCAGAGATTAAAAACTTGTTCAACCTAATTGCTTCTTCAGTCAATGCCatgctcaaatcaatggcttcagtgatcgTTGGAGGCTTGGAAGTAGTCACCATGCTCATAATTtagggtgccaatccccaaatgaaacgctcaaccCGCTTGAATTCTGGCTCTACCACGTAGGGGACAACACGAGACAGGTCATAGAATCTCTGTATATACTCAGCAATCTTAGGTCCATCCATTTTCAgattccagaactcagtttccaacttctgaatCTCTGCCCTTGAATAATACTTCTTGCGTATCAGTTCTTTCATCTCATCCCAAGTCATACCATACGCTACAGCCTCGCCTAGAGTCtgacctgaaggttccaccatgacaaaGCTCCATCTAGGAATAGTCCAGAAATGTAAGTGACTTGGTGCTCTGGCGCGCACTTGCTCATTCACAGCATAGAATCTGTTTTCTCAGCCCATCTTACAAAAGCTACAGCACCACCAGTGCCGtcaaagttcaaaggcttgcagtctaggaactgcttgtaagtacaacctgtacaagcaacatcattcacagaaagcatTACCAAATGCACATGGAATGTCCAAACGCattgtaatgtgtcttaggtgacttaaacattactgtgaggtgggttatttcctgaggtacctccgctgtgtTCAGAGCGCAAGGCCTCATGTTGTGCGATTGCCTGTGAAATCCGTTCTTGCAATTCTGCCTCTGTTGTGGGCAACTGAGTATTCCTTCAAGGAGGCATCTTCTATAAAGAAGATTGTCTAGGTCAGGTCATATTCGTATGATAAATATATAGTATGTATATATTAGTGTTTACTATAACAAGTAAGCATGTAATCATCACAATCATAACACAAACAAGTAAATTAACCACGTATTTAATGAGAACATGAtgattgagctttcattaatcatcGACCACAAATATTGTTACATGTTTTACAAAAGTATCGTATCAAAAGGGAGCACATGATTACACTACCCTTCCCCAAACTGTCTATCAATCTACCAAAAGTCATACAGTCAAAAGGTGGTCTCCAAAATGCTTCACTACCTCAGCTCAATAGTAGTGCTCTCATTAAATGCAAAGCAACCTACATAAAACAAAAAACAACTAtgctgatggtggtggaggaACAAAAAACAAGTTGCGCACATGCGCAAGCTCCTCCTCAAGCTGATAAACATGACGCAACAGATAACTGATCTGCTGCTCAACTGTAAGAAATGAAGTATCAAACTCAGGAAATGGAGTAAGCGGTGCAGGAGGATGCGAAAACGGGGACGGTGATGAACGAGGGGGAACAAAAGCAGACTGACACGGATATGGTAAAGGACGCGGTGTCATCTCAAGCTCCAACATCCTACGACTCATGATCTCATATTAAAGCTGAAGTGATAAAAGTAGCTCATCCCGTGTATAACCAGTAAAGTGCGAAGGATGGTAGGGATCAGAAATCGGCATGGTGTACGGTGAGAACCATCTGAGTGGCTCATCAAGTGGTGAAGAAGTAAAATGAGTAGAAGGTACAGACTGAGGTATGTGTGGGAAAGCTGCTGAAACATGAGGGTCATGACTAGGCTGCTGGCCAGAAGTGCCCACCCCTGGAAGGGGTGCGGGTATGTACAGCAAGAAAACGATAGGGAGATCAAGACGGTGAACATCAGACTCCACTGGGTGAaaaggagcaacatcagcgggtgcgggTGTAAGTGGAGGAGTGACTGGCTCAATAACAGGAGGATCCACAGGTGCAGGAACTGGATCAGGTATGAGGGGTGCAATGTCAGGTAATCCAAATGGAATAGGGTCAAGATCAGGTAAAGGCTCAGGAGCAGGTATCGGCTCAGGATCAGCGGGTGCATTAACAGGCTAATCAACAGGGACATAATCGGGCTCAAGTCCAGGCTCAAAGTCATGTGGAGGAGACGGTGCAGCTGACATGGCCGTATCGTCATCAGAATCAGTGGCATAACGTCGCAAACCAACTGCCTGCAAAGCAGAAGaggtcacagactcaaaggaatctgagaCAGAGTGTAAACTAGAATCAGAAGAAATCTCAATAACGGGGATCCCAAGAAGTGGAATATCAACAACGTCCTCATTGAGCTCTCCATCACCATGGGCATCATCGGGAGGACCATCAACAAACAGAGCAAAATCATTGTCAAAAAGATCATCGAAAGGCCAATCCTCAGGTAGGATGACCATGAGAGGAACGGGAGCGAGGATCAGTGCCACGACATGCTCACTATCGGAGTGATCGATGATAAGATGATCGTGAACTGGAATGGGAATAACAAAAGGATCTTCGTCTGGGATACCATCAGCAAGCGGTAAGTCGTCTCCAAAATCAGGTAACGCGAAtggctggaagtcgtcctcgtcgTCGGGTATCATGTCTGGCTCACTGTCAGTGTCGGATGTAAAGATCTCTGGCTTTGGGGCGATCTCATCGTCAGAAACCATAGCCATAGGGTCATCGGTATCGGACAATCCACTCTCGGATGATGACATAGTGTCTGTAACAGGACAATCACAACATGTACACATATATTAACCACTAAGATTAAGTATGCAAGAAAAGTCAATGTAATCATGTAtccttcctagtctctcagactaaaccaccCAGTCTCCCAGATTAAACCAaccagtctcccagactaaaccaacAAGGTAACTGTGCATTGTGTTTCTTgtcttttatttgtaaaaatgtttgttccatGGATCTAGGCGtttcgtgtatgcaatgaaaaacgtgttgtaaaaatattttcgtgagagccctaataattgtagtctagactcgaaaaAGAATCCgagttcgctacaatcgaagctctgataccaaactgtcacaccctgactttttcggaagcgtgattatgtgtgactggcttaatatcattgcattcaatcataacaacatctATATCATAAAACTAAcgatgatcatccattaaataagaTTAAAAACATCACAGCATTGTCTTGACACATAAACTTCAAATTCGAATTACAAACCACACGAATTGTTTAGAGTTCCATAAGGACtcacaaaagactttaaataaaactAGGCTTTGGAAGATGTGTCTTGTCCCGgataagacacactaaccaaaccctaataccgttgatgacatcttttattcttaACATAACTTGAAACCTTTCAATGCCCGGCCACATCcacctttaattccctgaaatacatgtagtttgaaaacatcaacaaaagttgagcgagttcatgtgtttgttttgtGTGCACGAATAAACCTTTGAATCAGTGAAAGTATGTAAGTATGTTTGTAAATCATGGTATGAAAGAGAATATGAACAGATgaattaatggtttgcaaggccatcaACGTGTGTACAACGATGTAGGAAGGCTCAATCCTTTGCGTATTTCAAACCGGGCCTCCCGGCAGGAACGACATAATCACCACATGCGGTCAACTCGCGGACCAacgggtggggctcgcaacacccaaatagatctataaCTCATTCCCCTCGGTCCTTAtaaaggattaatggtctcaggttaacgcctacccattcacatgatctaacagttcatttcTTAGTTAACCATTTGTAATCATAatcatttgtaacatgtacttcaacCCTGAAGTTATAAAACGAAAACAGTTAAAcaaaaaaggggacatgaactcacagatttACGCCTTCGTAAACACCGTAACTCAAAGCTTCACCTGGTGtatacgactacctacaatgtactaatgtctaatagacgagcgggtcgtgccttgacttagtattaattagtgtcttttttattattccaagttatataattatttgttaaaatattaaatattttaacttaatttatatttattaaatttttggaataataatatattttaacttgataCTCTTCAAGTATTTACacatgtatttccttcccaaggatgggtgtattcgtGTTCTTGTATTTGTATATTACTGCTATGTGTGggggtcgtattccggtgtgaATTTATATGTATGAGAATACAtatttttattgtattcattaagtatCCCTATACTCAATTTCGTATTaatttttccggaatattatctttaataaaagttcaccaatatatattttcaaaatatatattttaagaaatactCTTTATAATTctcctttggcaaaaatatttgtattttcatataagttccaaaaataatatattttcatgtctaacttagaaaatatatataaacttatttttctccaaaaatgatatatttcatatttatttgagaaaatatatcttTAACCTCAAAAATATTGTGGTTCAtgtttgttgagaaaatatatatttctttcaaggaaaattggtttttaataaaccaacctttgtcccgttggtaaataataatcttacctacgtaattggtatacaataatcctacctatcaacatacatgttggtactcaatgaacttccgttaattttttttaactgaagttaatttttaagttttatttattacacaaaaagtccctgtagttgtaatttactagttttaactattttataaaacaaaaaaacctcaagggactgtaatttactagttttaaaatagttaaaactagtaaattacaactacagggactgtttgtgtaataaataaaacttaaaaactaacttcagttaaaaaaaattaacggaagttcattgagtaccaacatgttgataagtaggattattgtataccaattacgtaggtaagattattatttaccaacgggacaaaggttggcttattaaaaaccaattttccttctttcaaaaataatatatcttctaaaaatttcaagagaaatatatatatttatgcttgccaaaaataatataattttCCGTTGTCAAGAATATGATATATTCTTgtagtaattgtaaaaatcatatcttcatttccttggtgtccaaaatattatttaccaaaaatatgcttgtgaataaattttccggaatattttgtaagttacattcttTTGTTTGGTTTCACAAATATTTTGTGTATAACTTGTATATTCatattcttggaattttggtaatattttggattgtaatttttggtattttagTGAGTTCTATTATTTcatgtcctaaaataatataactaatacacaaagtatacaaataatcacacatatggtgacttctaaatatatattttcctaaatacatatttagtcacttttatttataaaaaccaacctccaatatttataatttttgtaacaaaatttatggcaaagtaTATGTAAAGATCTATGGTTtgaaatacacttgtaaatatttgtttagaaatatttttctaagtgtttaatttttagaaaaattttgccatagtttcccctaaaaatggaggtttccataccttcaaggtatatcattttcttttgtaaaatcaccACAATTAATccaaatcaacaacaaacaatcattactTACCAATTTTggcaaaaacaagcataaactactatttgatgaacttgaaatttcacaaaaaaatgtagtaacttactagtgttcttaataagtcttgttaccctttaaagtgtggttggttctttaaaaacatcatttttaaagaatttagatctttacaacttacaatcttattttctaaaaatgtttcttcatggatttttcttgttacacatatatttctacactttattaaccaccaaaaataaggtttatttgtttaagaaccaagattaagtaaaacttgaatttttaacttggtttcttgagaaatcatccatgaaattttagatctacaagtattacaacttactttgatcattattttacATGAAAACCacatattctttcaagttcatgttctATGTGAGGATGATCTATAATCCTACAAcattttcatcctctcatcttgctatattatgtttttaatcatgatctagcaagatcatatgatgatcaacatcaaatccatgaataaacaacaatcatcaagcaTAACAACACCTAAATGTTAAGATTTCTTCATGatttaagcttatgtttcaaGTTTAATTCctttgattcttagtgttcttaaTGATTAACATTATGTaacatcttttaaccacttaaaatagaaGTGAAATGGAAAGATcaaggttcttaccactagctcaaggctagggatgatcaagagaagataagagatggataaaagcaaatgccttgaacttccgaaagctcctatCTCCTTTGTGTAACCTCTAACACCTTTGTATATGCTTGTATTGTATGAGAATGATTGAATGAtggtgagtgtgtgtgtgttgagtTTCGGCCGAGAGCacaagaggaagaaggagagagttgtgtgtgttttagtaTGTGTAGAATGAAAAGTTAGAACTCTTATGTTTACTTATTGTCCATTTTAACAATTTAACTCATGGATCTTATGCTCTTAATAGAGAAACACAATCTAATATAATATTGAAGGAAATCTCTATGTGGGGGCCATGTTGGCCGATTACATaggtggtgggggggggggggtatgtcGGCTAGGTTAAACTAAACTATTTAGATTATGGTAaatgttagtgcatgcgtctgtcgacttcgtcttgtatcgagtcttgtatttagaatgttagatcagggcacgtagttcgagattaATGTAATTCCGCTTGTAAAGGTAATTCCTCTTGAATGAGTCTTtcatgtaattccgcacggaattagattcCGTGTGAAATCTAATtccatttgtaaccatttcaagcggaatcagaagtcTATATATACCTGTTCAAGCGAGATTAGTTGTAACAGTTTCGgtttgtgcaacgaagtgctgccgaagtgtcgtctcgctgtaattTGTCATCATATCAATAAAATCAAcagttaaagtgatattctagctgaattgacctcagtacGACTGTTTCCGCCATTCGTTTTGAGTATAAActcctctgatcgactcgttcgggtccgaaaccgatcctacaagtggtatcagagctcaggaggaagagttcattccaattcagctgcaaattctgatttctacaccttatttttaaaattgaacttgattttaCGGTCAAAATGCTTTGATTTTCACACATCATGTGTGCATTACTGTTtcaacaaaccctagaaagttttagaaCTAAAATCGGCCTAGAACTTGATCAATTTGAAAAATTTCGtttcgagatgatgacatcagcataattccGCACGAAACTAGGGGTAATCTCGCTTGAAAGTAAATTCCGTTTGAAAATTCACACGGAATTAGCTAATTCCGCATCAGTTGGTTAATTCCGTTTGAGAGGTTCGCACGGaattagtgatttcgcttgaaagttgtATTTCCGTTTGATAATCCCGCACAGAAtaataatttcgtttgaaaaagtGCAACCTCAAACGAAATTAGGGTAATTTCCCTAATTTCGTTCCAAGGCTAATTCCGTTTGGACTGATATTCCGTTTGAagtgtaattccgtttgaactgtCTGAGTTTGTGAATTTTGAAAActgaaacatggaagaggaattgtacaacgcctttgctactccAATTTCCATTGTACAAAACacgatgttggaaaatgaaacgggcacGATGCAGAAACCacctaagctcatgaatatcgaggagtataagggttgggaggaacagtttgaaaactgggtgcaagcaaattatttggatgcttgggaatgcattgaaacaaaatacgttagaccgagaaatgatgatgaagaagagattGCTATCAAAGGTCTTAGTGcggatgagaaaaagaaatataagaatgagaaaatgatgatcagtttattgcaacaaGCTGTGTAGGAAGATATATTAGTCTTATTGCAACACAGCGGGggtgcatattcaatttggaaagcgttaagatccaagtttgttggaagccaagaaatgattaaaaataaaaagtcgcttctgaaaaaagagtttgatctattccgtggtttgaaaaatgaaagcacaaagcatataattgaaagatactgcaatttgttggTAAACCTGAAGAGGGTTAGCATAAATAaagataatgaagagttgattgagaaactggctgatgcattgccacatgagacttggggcacatacttgatgatgttgagaaataaaaaaggttttagcaatttaactttgagcaaattcattgaaaaacttgaagctcaggagatggagcaaAAGAAGATTTCgagaatgaaagtgtttgatggtgaacaagatattgggctgtattacaaagcagggttgaatgataaGACAAACGtgtcaccaaaagttgaaactgcattcaacGCAAAGAGTTCATCgggaagttcatccaaaggaTCAAGCACTAAAacaagtttttcatcatatccGTCATTTGATCCTAACCTTTCTACAACAAAGAATGGCAAGAAGTTACAGTGCaatattgtattgaatcttgaggatgataagattacacagaagaagttgcaaaaagccacatgtctttgttggggacTGTTTTAGAGTCGTATGGAAGTTTTGTagcaggaaggatcgggaatccaatgcttaaaaaaagaggattatgatcaaatagatgctgaggagatggaattgatggatattaagtggtgtttggCGAGTGTGTTAAGAAgtgctgagaaattcaaacagatcacGGGACGAGATGATctccgtgaggctaatgtttctactttaggttttgataaatctaaagttacttgtttttgttgcagggaaaaaggacacttcaagagggagtgcacaaaccaCGAAGCAAGTGGAGCTTAGAACccattcaacaacaatgactactatCAGAAAGCgatctatcatcaagttgctcaacaatcacatcaacaagaaccacaagttgCACATGGGAGAAAGGTGATTCaagattcttcaaagagagcatgtatgGTGAATAATGATGAGGAGAAATCGTCAACAGGGttcagttgggacaaatatgtttcagctgatggaaaagcatgtttgatagatcaagatgatgaaaagttacctgaaggttttagttgggaaaATTTTAATTGGGacgattatgatcctaacaaaacttcaagtcatcaagcttttgttgctcgaattgaagaagatagtgatgatgataatgaGTATTACGCAAAAagaatgagagatcatttgaaaatgatggcagaaagtgatagtgaagatgataaagctaaaaagaaaaagatcaaaacaCCAGTCagcaatgatgatgaagaagttccagtgatcaaaagaaaagtaaaagaagttccaaagttcaaaattgatgaagaagctgatgtTCGAAAGATTCCAGTGAATTATGAAACCTGTGAGatcatgaaaaagaaaaacagtgaattGATTAACAACATGAAGaggttgaaggaatcttatgatgtgttgaacaaggagctttcatgacaaagcagaaaattGTGAATAATTACATCAAGAAGTGTGCTGTGCTGGAGCAGAAACTTGAgacacaaagaattgaaacagagAGAGTGaataaattgttgaaaagttactcatgttcttcttatgtcattgacaggatttatccgactgttgaaggcatgaaggtaTTTGAGGATGATGAAGTAACTAAAGAACAGAAGCCATCTGAAAAAAAGACtcctgaaaagaagaaagaaaagaagaaggatactaaaataaagacatctggtaagaaactaggtgtcagttacaacaagtgtccacccccgcttgaaaatggatattcgccaagaaatcaaaattcaaaaagagtccaaaaggcaacaaacttacaatgggagtctgggcctacagttaatttgccagaaaatattgacatcacttttacatcatctgacactgatcatgagtccgagttaataaagaaagtggtcgatcatgTGTTGGAAAAGGATGACTCAGAGGATTAAATGTCGGAGTCAAGACCAGAGTCAAAGCCTGAGTCAGACACGTCAAGTCAAACCTCCAAACAGGGCAAAAAAGTATACAATAATGAattcatgttatcaaaatctaaattggatgacgaaacattcaaagtggcttacactttgaatgattctgacaaattatattctgatgaggaatttccaacaAGAGGTGTCAaaccagaaatgatcaaaaaggttttcaaactaatagaaattaacatttctgaaataaaagatataaatctttctaaaaaaaaacctaaaaaatacacctcaagagttcaacaaagag
This genomic stretch from Helianthus annuus cultivar XRQ/B chromosome 8, HanXRQr2.0-SUNRISE, whole genome shotgun sequence harbors:
- the LOC110931637 gene encoding BCL-6 corepressor-like protein 1; its protein translation is MSSSESGLSDTDDPMAMVSDDEIAPKPEIFTSDTDSEPDMIPDDEDDFQPFALPDFGDDLPLADGIPDEDPFVIPIPVHDHLIIDHSDSEHVVALILAPVPLMVILPEDWPFDDLFDNDFALFVDGPPDDAHGDGELNEDVVDIPLLGIPVIEISSDSSLHSVSDSFESVTSSALQPVNAPADPEPIPAPEPLPDLDPIPFGLPDIAPLIPDPVPAPVDPPVIEPVTPPLTPAPADVAPFHPVESDVHRLDLPIVFLLYIPAPLPGVGTSGQQPSHDPHVSAAFPHIPQSVPSTHFTSSPLDEPLRWMLELEMTPRPLPYPCQSAFVPPRSSPSPFSHPPAPLTPFPEFDTSFLTVEQQISYLLRHVYQLEEELAHVRNLFFVPPPPSA